The candidate division KSB1 bacterium genome segment CGCGCAGCACCGATGTGGTGGTGCATCACATTTATCAGGCCGCCTGGGCCAATCTGCGCATGGGCTATGCCTCGGCCATGTCGATGGTCTTGTTCGTGATCATCATGATCGCCACCTGGCTGCAGTTCCGGCTGTTGGGAAGGCAGGTGGACTATGCTTAGCGCGCTGCCCAAAAAATTCCTCCGGCTCGCACGCCATGCCGTCTTGTTCGCGCTTGCTTTTTCCATGCTGCTGCCCTTTGGGTGGATGGTTTCGACCTCGTTGATGACGGACACGGAGGTGTTTCAATATCCACCGCGCCTGTTGCCGCAGGCGCCGCGCTGGCAAAACTATCCCGAGGCCATGGCGCTGCAACCGTTTGGCAGGTTTTTTCTGAACACCATCATCATCACGAGTTTTTCGGTGGCCGGGCAACTGCTGTTCTGCTCGATGGCGGCCTACGCCTTTGCCCGCCTGCGCTTCAGGTGGCGCGATCGCCTCTTTGCCCTGTATCTCGCCACCATGATGGTGCCGGCGATCGTCACGCTGATTCCCGCCTTTCTACTGATCGTGGCCTTTGGCTGGATGAACACCTACGCCGCACTGATCTCCCCCGGCCTGTCGAGCGTCTGGGGCATTTTCCTGTTGCGGCAATTTTTCCTGACCATTCCCAAAGAATTGGAAGAAGCCGCGCGC includes the following:
- a CDS encoding carbohydrate ABC transporter permease: MLSALPKKFLRLARHAVLFALAFSMLLPFGWMVSTSLMTDTEVFQYPPRLLPQAPRWQNYPEAMALQPFGRFFLNTIIITSFSVAGQLLFCSMAAYAFARLRFRWRDRLFALYLATMMVPAIVTLIPAFLLIVAFGWMNTYAALISPGLSSVWGIFLLRQFFLTIPKELEEAARLDGAGEFAIYRRIILPLSTPALATLALFAFMNSWKDFLWPLLVTNQTEMRPVELGIAAFSTIYALDWTHQMAAAVIVMLPIVLVFFLAQRYFVQGITLTGMKG